The segment CCGGCCCGACGGCCCCGTAGCCGCCGTTGGCCCCCGCGCCGGCGCCGCCGAAGTAGCCGCCGCGCCCGCCGTTGGAATCCCCGAGGCAGCCGCCTCCCTGGCCGCCACCGCCCGCCGCCCCGAAGCCCAGGCCGCCGAGGCCCGCGCCCTCGGTTCCCCCGTTGCCCGAGAGGCCTCCGATCCCGCCGTGGCCGAAGGTGGCCACGCTGTCCGAGGCCGTCAAGCCGGGTCCCCCGCCGTAGCCGCGCCCGGCCGCGTCGATGGCCCCGCTCACCGTGAGGGTGTTGGCGTAGAGACCGAGCCAGCCGTCCCTGGGGGTGCGGACCCGCACGTCGTTCATGGAGGCGGCCTCCGTGATGTTGTCCGCCTTGCCGAAGGGCTGCACGCTCACCGTGGCGTTCGAGGGGATCGAGACCGTCTCGAAGTAGTGGTTGCCATAGAACTGGGTCTTGTTGCTGCCCGCCGGGAAGTTGGCCGAGTAGCCCGCATCCGAGGCGTTGCGCACCCCGCTGGTCGTCGTCCCGTCCCAGGAGGCCGCCTCGGCCACCTGGACCCCGTCGCTGGTGACGGCGGTCCCGTTGCCGGTCGCAAGCACCGGCGTCACGCTCACGTAGTAGGTCGTCCCCGCCCAGGCCCCGTCCAGGCTCAAGCCGGTCGCCTGGTAATCCGTCACGGCGCCGACCGACACCTCGGCCTTCACGTCGGCGGCCCCCGGCGTCTTGCCGATCCGCAGGCGGTAATCCGTGGCGTTCGGGTTGGCGCTCCAGTTGGCGTAGAGATAGCCCGCCCCCGCCGTCACCGGGCTGTACTGGTACAGGTTGTCCACCCCGATCGAGCGGGTGCCGTCGTTGAGCGCGAAGGGCGAAACCGTGTAGGGCGGCCCCTGATAGATGGTGCTTCCGACCTGCACCGTGACGGTCCCGGCGCCGAGCCCGCGCATGGAGACCGTGAGGCGCGTCGGGGTCGCGGCGGTGACGACGGCACTCGCCCCGTTGAACTTGACGGTGTTGTTGGCCGGGGTGGGATCGAAGCCGCTGCCCTCGAGGATGACGCTCGCACCCTCCATCAGGCCGGTCAGGGGCGAGGTGGACGTGATCCCGAGCCCCGCGTTCAAGAGGAACCTGGCGTTCGCCGTGTCGTAGGCGATCGCCCCGAGGGGATCGAGGTCCCGCGCCAGGGCCGCGGCGACCACCTCGCGGGCGCCGTCGAACTCGGGCCCCGTGCAGTTGGGGATGGGCGAGAAGACGTCGGGCGAGCCGGGCGCCAGGCTCCCCAGAAGCGCGCTCAGGGCCGGGCGCTGGGGAGCGGGGAGAGCCTGCTTCAGGCTGACGATCGCGCACAGGGCGGTGGTCGAGAGGCCGAGGCGCACCGGCCCCGGCTGGGAGTTGGTCACCGAGCGCCACCCGTCGCCTTGCGCCGCGATCGCGGTGCGCAGGCGCGCCACGCGCTGCCCCACCCGGTTGGAGCCCAGGCGCTTGAAGGCCTCGAGGTAGTAGGTGGCGCTGCCCGGCTGGAAGCCGCCGTAGTAGAGGGCGAAGGCGCCGTCCGCATCGGTGGTCGCGGTCGCCACCGTGCGATTGGTCGCAGGGTCGATGAGCACGACCGTCGCGGCCTGGGCCACCTCCGCGGCCTGGGCCTGAACCTCGCGGCCGAAGGCATCGAGCTCCACGCGGCCCCGGATGACCGCGGCGGCGGCCTCGCTCGTCGCAGGCGCCGGGCTTCCCGCGTGCGGGAGGGGCGCCCCGAGGCAGCCCACCAGAAGAAAGAGACACAGCGCGAAAACCCACTGTCTGGAGCGTCGCATCCTCACCTCCCGGTCTCCACGCCGCCCGCCACGACGCCCGTGACCGTGAAGACGGGCCCATCGATCGACAGTCCCCCGATTTTCAGGCCGACCCGGCCGCTGGTGGCGCCTGCCGGGACGGTGGCGACGAGGGTCGTGGCGCTCACGGAGTTCACGAAGGCGCTCACGCCGTTGAAGGTCACCGAGTTGCTCGCGGGCGTCGGCAAAAAGCCCGAGCCTATTACGGTCACGAGCGTGCCCACGCTCCCGCTCGCCGGGCTCACGCTCGCGAGGGTCAGGGGCTGGTTCACCTGGACCCAGGCATCCGGCAAGACCAGTCCGACGCCGGCGACCGGATCCAGGTCGGCCGCAAGCGCCTGTTTGACCAGGATCAGCAGCGCGTCGAAATCCTGTCCCGACACAGCGGCGGCCGGCGCGTAGCTCGCGGACGCCCCCGGGGTCACGCGCCCGATGAGCGAGGAGAAGTCGAGGGGGGCGGGGTTTTCGTTGCGCAGGGCCGCCCCGATGGCGAGCGCCGTGGTCGCCTCGTCGACGACGATGCCCTGGTTGGGCACGGTGTTGGTGAGCGACATCCAGCCCTTGTTGTACTTGACGAGGGTGCGCACGCGCGCCGCCTGGTGACCCGGCATGTTGGAGGCCAGGCCCTTCACCGCCTCCAGGTAGTAGGTGGCGGCCGGATCGGGCTTGAACGAGCGGGGGAACGTCAGCTGGAAGGATCCGCTCGCGGTGGTCAGGCTCGTGACGACGGTGACGTTGAGCGCGGCCTGGATCAAGGAAACGGTCGCCGCGTCCGCCACCTGACCGATCTCGGCCTGCACGCGGCGCTCCGGGAAGGACACCCTTCCGGAAAGCGGCTCGCTCGTTTCAGGCGCGCGGACGGGACTCGCCTGGCAAGCCACGAGCAGGAGCGCGAGAAGGCCGGCGCCGAGCAGCGCGCGGCGCGGCTTCCCCTCGAGGCATCGATGCCGGAACCATCCGAAGGCGGCCATCAGGACCTCTTATCCCGGTGAACCCGATGAGATTATGGTATCTCGAACAAGGAGACCATGCCCGATGGGGGCGCGCTCAAAACCGCCAAAAAAATGAAGACTTCGTGAAAGAGGATCGTCTAACCCAGGCGCAGCTCGGTCTGGGGGTCGAAGACGTGGATCTTGGCGGGCTCCACGTTGAAGGCCACCGACGACCCGATGCGCGGCGTCTGCTCCTCGGGGACGCGGGCGATGATCGAACCTCGCGCGCCCGGCAGGTAGACGTAGCTCTCGAAGCCCATGGGCTCGGTGACCTCGACCTGGCCCTTGAGGCCGATCTCGCCCTCGGGGACGACCGTCATGTGCTCGGGGCGGACCCCCACCACCACCGCGCCGTCGCGGAAGCCCGCGCGCATGGGCAGGACGAACTTGAAGCCCTGGCCCTCGATCACGGCCTCGTCTCCCGAGAGGCGCATGGTGCCGTCCAGGAGGTTCATCTGCGGCGAGCCGATGAAGGTCGCCACGAACAGGTTGGCCGGCCGGTTGTAGACCTCGTGCGGGGTGTCGCACTGCTGGAGGTCGCCGCCCTTCATGACCGCGATGCGATCGCCGAGGGTCATGGCCTCGGTCTGGTCGTGGGTCACGTAGACGAAGGTGGTCTGGAGTCGGTGGTGGAGCTTCTTGATCTCGGCGCGCATTGAGACGCGCAGCTTGGCGTCCAGGTTGGAGAGGGGCTCGTCCATGAGGAACACCTTGGGCTCGCGGACGATGGCGCGGCCGATGGCCACGCGCTGGCGCTGGCCGCCAGAGAGGGCCTTGGGCTTGCGATCGAGGAGGTGCTCGATCTCGAGGGATTTGGCCGCGTCCATGACCCGGCGGCGGATCTCATCCTTGGAGACCTTGCGCAGCTTGAGGGCGAAGGCCATGTTGTCGAAGCAGCTCATGTGGGGGTAGAGCGCGTAGTTCTGGAAGACCATCGCGATGTCGCGGTTCTTGGGGTGCAGGTCGTTCACGACCCGGTCGCCGATCGACAGGAAGCCGCCCGAGATGTCCTCGAGGCCCGCAATCATCCGGAGCGCGGTGGACTTGCCGCAGCCGGAGGGGCCGACCAGCACGAGGAACTCCTTGTCCTCGACGCGCAGGTTCAGATCCTTGATGACCGGGTTGCCGTCACCGTACTGCTTCTTGACGTGGTCGAATACGACGTTCGCCATACCGCGCTGGTTCTCCTTACTCAACATGCGCCGAGACCCCTAGATTCTGGCACATCACGGCCATTAGAGCAAAACCCCCCGGCATACGCCGGGGGGTCCTGGTGAAGGAGCGGTACCGACCGCTGGGGAGGTGGCCCTACTGGGCCGGGGGAACGGTGGCGGGCTGGGTGGCCTGGCTGTTCATGCCCTTGGCCGAGGCCATCATGCTCTGGATGCCCTGCTGGACCTGACCCGAGAAGCTGGTGCGGACCTTGTCCTCGTAGAATTTGCCGAGCAGGAGGCCGACGCCGGCGCCTGCCGCGATGCCGAGGGCGGTGCCCAGGAA is part of the Pantanalinema sp. genome and harbors:
- the ugpC gene encoding sn-glycerol-3-phosphate ABC transporter ATP-binding protein UgpC — its product is MANVVFDHVKKQYGDGNPVIKDLNLRVEDKEFLVLVGPSGCGKSTALRMIAGLEDISGGFLSIGDRVVNDLHPKNRDIAMVFQNYALYPHMSCFDNMAFALKLRKVSKDEIRRRVMDAAKSLEIEHLLDRKPKALSGGQRQRVAIGRAIVREPKVFLMDEPLSNLDAKLRVSMRAEIKKLHHRLQTTFVYVTHDQTEAMTLGDRIAVMKGGDLQQCDTPHEVYNRPANLFVATFIGSPQMNLLDGTMRLSGDEAVIEGQGFKFVLPMRAGFRDGAVVVGVRPEHMTVVPEGEIGLKGQVEVTEPMGFESYVYLPGARGSIIARVPEEQTPRIGSSVAFNVEPAKIHVFDPQTELRLG
- a CDS encoding IPT/TIG domain-containing protein, with the translated sequence MAAFGWFRHRCLEGKPRRALLGAGLLALLLVACQASPVRAPETSEPLSGRVSFPERRVQAEIGQVADAATVSLIQAALNVTVVTSLTTASGSFQLTFPRSFKPDPAATYYLEAVKGLASNMPGHQAARVRTLVKYNKGWMSLTNTVPNQGIVVDEATTALAIGAALRNENPAPLDFSSLIGRVTPGASASYAPAAAVSGQDFDALLILVKQALAADLDPVAGVGLVLPDAWVQVNQPLTLASVSPASGSVGTLVTVIGSGFLPTPASNSVTFNGVSAFVNSVSATTLVATVPAGATSGRVGLKIGGLSIDGPVFTVTGVVAGGVETGR
- a CDS encoding IPT/TIG domain-containing protein codes for the protein MRRSRQWVFALCLFLLVGCLGAPLPHAGSPAPATSEAAAAVIRGRVELDAFGREVQAQAAEVAQAATVVLIDPATNRTVATATTDADGAFALYYGGFQPGSATYYLEAFKRLGSNRVGQRVARLRTAIAAQGDGWRSVTNSQPGPVRLGLSTTALCAIVSLKQALPAPQRPALSALLGSLAPGSPDVFSPIPNCTGPEFDGAREVVAAALARDLDPLGAIAYDTANARFLLNAGLGITSTSPLTGLMEGASVILEGSGFDPTPANNTVKFNGASAVVTAATPTRLTVSMRGLGAGTVTVQVGSTIYQGPPYTVSPFALNDGTRSIGVDNLYQYSPVTAGAGYLYANWSANPNATDYRLRIGKTPGAADVKAEVSVGAVTDYQATGLSLDGAWAGTTYYVSVTPVLATGNGTAVTSDGVQVAEAASWDGTTTSGVRNASDAGYSANFPAGSNKTQFYGNHYFETVSIPSNATVSVQPFGKADNITEAASMNDVRVRTPRDGWLGLYANTLTVSGAIDAAGRGYGGGPGLTASDSVATFGHGGIGGLSGNGGTEGAGLGGLGFGAAGGGGQGGGCLGDSNGGRGGYFGGAGAGANGGYGAVGPVVGGSGSDATGQGGITGSPTFPPVAALPYGGGSGGRVDNSPGSGGSGYGAGGGGGVGGCNTTYAGGGGAGGTGGGYSLGATRGLGWEPGVLAKAQDGLGGPAGRYLPSPDTTTDRSWVLGSGGAGGNPGVQMTTERTTGGGGGAGGGAIILKARTLTVSGRLIAVGAAGGGGAANNSPSGGGGGGGSGGTILMDAGTIDLSGVVSCLGGTGGGTGNPVAGGPGGDGGNGGASALTGGTVKVFYRSFIGAMPTLTTAGRVYAATY